A region of the Roseiflexus sp. RS-1 genome:
GCTGCCGAACAGCGAAATGGTCAAGGCGCTTTCGGGCGCGCTATTGTCAAAGAGCGCGTGGTATACTCATACCTGTGATGGAACGCGGATGACTGGCGGAGTGCATGCAGCGCGTTTGCCGTCAACGTCGCAGAGTAGTTGATCCGACAGCATGCACGCAGCATTTGCCGGCGCATCTACCAGAAGTTAGTGGAGAGCAAAACCTATGAGCGCCGATGATATGCTCATCTTCCCCGGCTCAGGGAGTCCGAAGTTGACGAAAAACATTTGCGCATACCTGGGAGTGACGCCGGGGCAATGTGAAGTGTTGCGATTTTCGGAGGGAAATCTGTTCGTGCGTATTCTGGAAAATGTACGTGGGCGGCACGTGTACATTGTGCAATCGACCGCGTACCCCGCCAACGACAATTTCATGGAACTGCTCTTCTGGATCGATGCGTTCAAACGCGCCAGCGCTGCATCAGTGACGGCAGTGGTTCCCTTCTTCAGTTATGCCAAAGGAGACAAAAAAGACGAACCGCGCGTTTCGATCCGCGCGCGGGTCTGCGCCGACGCCATCGAAGCCGCAGGCGCCGACCGGATTGTGGTGATGGACCTGCATGCGCCGCAGATTCAGGGTTTTTTCAAAATACCGGTGGACGATCTGTACGCCCTGCCGGTGCTCTGTGATCGCGTCAGGCAGATGAATCTGGAGAACCTGATCGTTGTCGCACCGGATAGCGGCTTTGCCAAGAAAGCGCGCAAGTACGCACGCTATCTCGGCGTCTCGATGGCGGTTGGCGACAAAGAGCGCGTTGCGCACGATGAGCACGCGCATATCGTCGAAATTATCGGCGATGTACAGGGCAAAACGGCGCTGATCGTCGATGATTTCACCATTTCGGCGGGCACACTGGTCGAGGTCGCCGAACAACTGCTGGTACGCGGGGCAAAAGAAGTGTACGCCGCTGTGACGCATGGCGTTTTTGCTCGTGGATCAATGGAGCGACTGGCTGACAGCCCGATCCGGCGGTTGTTCATCACCGACACGGTCGAGACGCAACCGATCACCCTGACGCCGCAGATCGAAGTGGTGTCGGTAGCGCCGCTGTTCGGTGAAGCGATACGCCGGATCCATTACCGCGAAAGTATCAGCGTGCTGTTTCCGCGATAGTCATCATCGACCATGCCCGGCACTCAAGACATTTCTCGTGCAACGCTCGCAGTCACCTCGCTGGCTTCCGGGAGCAGCGGCAATGCATTGCTGGTGCGGTCCCGCAATGCGGCGATCCTGGTCGATTGCGGCGTTCCGTTGCGCACCATCGAGCGGGCGCTGATGCGGAGCGGTCTTTCCCCCGATCAGTTGAGCGCCATCCTGATCACGCATGAACATGGCGATCACACGATGTCGGCGGGTCCGCTGGCGCGGCGCTACGGCGTTCCGCTGATCGCCAATCAGGCGACGCTGGCGGCAATGGAGCATGATCTGACGGGCGCCACGGTGCGGGAACTGGCAACCGGCACCGCGACCATGATCGCCGATATTCACGTGGGCAGCTTTCCTGTCTCGCACGATGCTGCCGAGCCGGTGGGGTACACGATGAGCGTTGACGGATGGTGCGTCGGTATTGCAACCGACCTGGGGCGATGGGATGACGTGGTTGTGAACGGGTTGACGCCTGCCGATCTGGTGGTGATTGAAGCGAACCACGATCAGGAGCGCCTGTGGCGCGCACCCTACGCCGGGGTGGTCAAGCAACGCATCTATAGTCCTACCGGTCATCTGGACAACGTCGCTGCTGGAAGGTTGCTCGCCCGCCTGGGGACGGATGGACGACGTCGGAGCGCATGGCTGGCGCATCTCTCGCAGGAAGCCAATTCGCCGCAGATCGCCGAGCAGGTGGTGCGCGGCGTTCTTGCGCTCGCCGGGGTGCGGTGCGTGAGCGTCACTGCCCTGCCACGCCGCACCCCGATGCACTGGTCGAGCGATATGCACGGCGAACAACTGGCGCTATTCGACTGAACCTCTCCCGATTTGGTTGTCATTTACTCTTCCCTGGTTGCGGTTTGTTAACCTGCCTGAACGTGAGTGGCTGACTATAATAAGTCTCAGTCACATCTCCGTATTATTTGTACAGCGCGTGTTTTCGTACCGACCCATACAGGCTGCCGACGTCGGCGTTGACGGGCGTGCAATCGCCAGGATGCGCGTGCATTGCAATCGGCTGCTATGATCTATGCACGAACTGTCAATCGCCCACAGCCTGGTAGAAATCGCGGAAGAGGCGGCTGCGAAGGCAGGCGTCGCACGGGTGACGGTTGTTCACCTGCGTCTGGGGACTCTTTCGGGGGTAGTTCGGGATGCCCTTCTCTTCGGCTTCGATGTCGCCAGCGCCGGCACACGACTGGAAGGTGCGCGACTCGAGATCGAAGAGGTTCCGTTGCAGGTGTACTGCGAAACGTGCGATACGGTTGTAGCGCTCCCGGATGTGCGATATTTCCGCTGCCCACAGTGCGGTGCAGCGTGCCGACGGATCGTGACAGGTCAGGAGATCGAACTGGCAGCCCTGGAGTACGAGGACGACACGCCGGAAGCCACAGCGTCGTGACTCTTCTGGCGCTCGCGGATCGCGAAAGACAATGGTGCCTGGAGCGATAGATCTGATTGCTCGACCGGTGCGGGTTAAGAACCCCCAAAGGAGGCGCTATGGCGCATCTATCGCTTCGTCCACAACCGCTTGGCATCTTTCCTCCGCCGACCGGGTATCTTGTGCTTCCACCGGTTGACGGCGCGGAGGAGATGTGCGCTTCGTTGCTGGCGGGACGCCTGCCCAAACAGATGCCGGCGTCGCTCCGCTTTTACGCACTGGCGCTGGCAAACGACCGACAGGGGGCATGGCGCGCGCTGGCGAGCGATCCGACGCCGGAAGCGCACTACAATCGATTTGTGCTGCGCAGCGACCCGGAGGCATACCCGCACCTGCGTCGGCAGTTGAACGGCGACCTGGCAGCATTGCTCGATCTCGTCGCATATATGGGCGGGCTGACCGACTCGCCGCCAGCTGTGGAGACGCTGCGCGGTGAAGTAGCGGCGTGCATTCTCCCGGCGCACGCCGCCTGCGCGCTTGCGCGCCAGCAGTACGATGCCGCTATCGCCGCATTGCAACGGGCAATCGAGGAGGTGCGCCAGGTGTCGCCATTGTTTGCGGCACAACTGCTCGATCATCTGGCAACAGTGTATCTCAATGCCAACCAGTCGCTGGCTGCACTCCGCGCCTTGCGTGATGCGGCGACATTGACTGCTGGAAGCGAACTCTTCGATCTGCGCGCGTATCTCGCGCTGCGGTTGGGAATGTTATGTCAGGATCAGGCTCATAGCCAGCGCGCGTTGCTGCTTGAAGCGAACGAGTGGTTTCAGGAGGCGCTACGCTGCTGCTCAATCGAACGCACGCCCGATCTCTATGCGCTGGCGCACTATCGGCTGGCGCTGACACTCCTTGCGCTCGCTCCATCCGGCAACGGCGACCAGGCAATCCGTGAGCGGGCGATCCAGTCGTTGCGTGAGTCGCTCAGGGTGTACACCTGCGAAACACACTACGATCAATGGCTCAATGCACAGGTCACCCTTGCCAATGCGTTGCGGATTTCCTCGGCTGCGTCGCCGACCGAACACTTAATCGAGGCGGTTCGACTGTACGATGAGGTGCTGGCACACCGCGATCAGGATCACGACCCGATCGGGTATGGGCGTGTGCTGGCGAATCAGGGAACTGCCCTCTTCTACCTTGGACGCTTCGACTGCGCCCGTGATCGCCTGATCCGCGCGCGCAGCATTTTCCTGTCCCACCGCGACTATGGCGCAGCGGCGCTCCTCGAAGAGGCGCTGATCGAGATCGATTGCCGTGTGTCGAGAACTGAGAACCAGGAACTGAGAACTGAGAACCGAGAACTGAGAACCAGGAACTGAGAACCGAGAACCAGGAACCAGGAACCAGGAACTGAGAACCAAGAACCAGGAACCAGGAACCAGGAACTATAGCAGTTCTCAGATACATTGACCCCTGGTCGGGTCTGCCGTGTCGTGCGAGGCGCCCGTTTCCGCTTGCTCCGCGCCTCCGCGCCTCCGCGTGAGCCGGTCTGATGCACACAGAGACGCGGAGCACGCGGAGGGATGGTGCACACGGCGTCTGCTTTCGATGGCGGGGACAACCCTGCCAACAAGACCAATCTTTGTGAGAACTGCTATAAACCAAAGACGACAGCGACCGCAGACCCATAGGTTTGTCTGCCCTTTGTTCTTGCGCCGTCCTTGCACCCCCGTCACTGCGCTCCGGACAGGTCTGCCATTTTGCCTTCAGCGCGCAACACGAACCTTCCACGTGCTCGCCTGCACAGCCAGCATCTACCCGCGCTGGCACATCAGCAGACCGGAAGCGCTGCCTTATTGCATCGAAGCCCTTCGAAGCAGTGCAGCGTGTTCTGCTGGTGCACTATCAACCGTCTCTCCAGCAGATGGGTATAAAAGCGGCGCATTATCCTTGACAACCACGCAAATGATATGCTTTACTTATAAGGGATGCAGCACGCCTGCCCGTTACTGGTGCAGTGCAGGCAGCATCCAGCCATAGCCAGGTCATCACAACAGAATATAAGAACCTTCGGGGCAGGGTGAGTCCGGCAGGGCTGCCGGGCAATTCCCGATCGGTGGTACAGCCCACGAGCATCGTGCCTCACGGCAATGTGCACGATCCGGTGAAACTCCGGAGCCGACCGTACAGTCGGGATGGAAGAAGGTTGACCGATCCGCGCGCAGGCGACCTGCGTCAGCGTGTCGGTTTGTGATCGTAAAGCCCCGAACAACGCGATTGTTCGGGGTTTTGTGATCCATAGACCGGCATACTGGCAGGTGGTCGGCGAGTCGCGTCGATTGTGGCATCCCGAAGGTGTGTATTGCCTTCGGGATGTTTGTTTGTCAGCGTCATAGCCGGGAATTGACGTTCTATAAGGACGCCGGATAGTGTTGCAAAGGAGGGCTCATGTTCACAGGCATTGTCGAAGAGATCGGAACTGTTGAGACACTGGCAGAAGTCGCCGGTGGCTGGTCGCTCACCGTGCAGGCAACCACTGTGCTGGAACATACCCGTCTTGGGGACAGCCTGGCTATCAATGGCGCATGTCTCACGGTGACGAACCTGACCGACCATTCCTTCACAGTCGGACTTTCGCCGGAAACCTTGCGGCGAACCAATCTGGGCGATCTGAAACCTGGCGATGGAGTGAACCTCGAACGATCGCTTGCGTTGAATGGGCGACTCGGCGGGCACTTCGTGCAGGGTCACATCGACGGCACTGGCGTGGTGCGCGCCTTTCACCCTGAGGGTGATTCGCTGTGGGTCGCCGTGGCTGCGCCAGCAGCGTTGTTGCGCTATATCGTGCCCAAGGGGTATATCGCCGTCGATGGCACGAGCCTGACCGTGGTCGATGTTCTCGATGACGCCTTCACCTTCATGCTGGTGGCATACACCCAACAGCACATTACGCTGCCGCGCAAGTCGATCGGAAGCCGGGTCAATCTGGAGGTTGATATGCTCAGCAAATATGTCGAGAAGTTCATGCATGAGGGGAACTATGGCAATCGCCAGCGTTGAAACTGCACTGGCTGACTTTCAGGCTGGCAGGTTTGTCATCATTGTCGATGATGAAGATCGGGAGAACGAAGGCGACCTGGCGATTGCCGCCGAATACGCGACCCCGCAGGCGATCAACTTCATGGCACGCGAGGGACGTGGGTTGATCTGCGTCGCCATGACCGGTGAGCGGCTCGATGCGTTACAGATTCCGCTGATAACGTCGCCGGAGACCAACACTGCCGTATTTCGCACCGCCTTTACCGTTCCGGTCGAAGCGCGCCACGGCGTGACCACCGGCATTTCAGCCTTCGACCGGGCAACAACGATTCGCACCCTGATCGATCCAGACACCCGTCCAGAAGATCTGGTGCGACCGGGACATGTCTTTCCCCTGCGGGCCACCGATGGCGGAGTTCTGAGCCGCGCCGGTCACACAGAAGCATCCGTTGATCTGGCGCGGATGGCGGGTCTGTATCCGGCGGCGGTCATCTGTGAAATCATGCGGGATGACGGCGCAATGGCACGGCGATCCGACCTGGAGCGGTTCGCTGCGCGGCATGGAATCAGGATTGTTGCGATTGCTGACCTGATCGCATACCGGCGACGCCAGGAGCGCAACGCCAATCGTTTCTGGTATCAGGCAGTGCAGATGGTTGAGCACACCGCTGCAAACGTCTGCGCTCCAGATCAACAGCCTGTCGATCAGGCTGCGCTTCCGGATGCCGGTACGTGGACAGGAGCGGCGAGCGAACCGGTGATGGCAGCCGCAAAGCAGAATGGAGTGCAATTCACCCAACAGGAGAATGCGATGGGACGAACCTTTGAAGGACATTTGGTTGGTGCGGGAATGAAGTTCGGCATTGTCATTTCCCGTTACAACGACACCATCGGCAAAGAACTGTTACGCGGCGCGCAGGATACGCTGATCCGTCACGGCGTCGCCAGGAATGACATTGATGTGGCATGGACGCCGGGCGCATTCGAGTTGCCACAGGCAGCGCGGTGGATGGCTCGCCGCACAGAGGGCGCGGTTCAGCGCGCGTACTACGACGCGATCATCTGCCTGGGCGTGGTCATTCGAGGGGCGACGCCGCACTTCGAGTATGTGGCAGGTCAGGCTGCCAGCGGGATCGCCTCAGCCGCCTTCGAGACCGACATACCGATCGCCTTCGGCGTACTCACCACCGAGAATATCGAACAGGCATTCGAGCGAGCCGGCACGAAAGCGGGCAACCGCGGTGCAGAGGCAGCCCTGGCAGCGCTTGAGATGGCAAACCTGCGTCGGGTGCTGGCAAGCACGGGAGAGGGGTGAACCCTACAGCATCAGGTTGTTCCAAAGGATGCGGCAGACCGGTCGCAGCGTCCCAAAGATCCTACCCTTGAGAAAAACCGTGATTACCGTGATTACAGCATTTCTCGGATACGCTGACCGTCGTCTGGCTCTGCCGTGTCGCACGAGGCGCGCGTTTCCGGCAGAGCGTAGACCGAAATTATGGTCTTTGAAGAAATAATCCGCCACAGCCCGCGCAGGCGGGCTTCGCCTCGCATAGCCGAGGGCTTCAGCCCCACGGCAAGAGGCGCATAGCGGATTTAATTCTCAATCTCCATCATTTCGGTCGCCGTGTGGGGAGCGCGTCTGGGAGTGTTCAACCTTGTCCATCAGGTTCAACCTTTGTGGGAACTGCTATAAATTTCTTCTAAACGGTGAAGAACCATTAACTTGTATTTTGTGCGAGTTGTCACTACAATTAACCATCACTTCTTCCGTGCGGCGCCACGCGACGATCTCATCGATAATGATGTCCTGCCGTTGATCGCCGTCGTCCCGCAGTTTACCGAACTGGTGGAGCAGATCGGTCTGTTTGTCGCCTCCGAAGAGTTTCGCATCCTGCTGACATCCGGCGTCTTCGATCCTGATACCGTCACCCTGGTGGGGCGCGCTGGCGATGCGTTTGTTGCAACCTATAATGAAGATCGTCAGGCGCAACGGCGACTCGAACCGGTTGGTCTCGTGCGCGCGCTGTACGATCCGGATGTGCAACGGGTTGCCGCGCTGCTGGTCGATTTCGCCCGGCGCTTCGGCAAGTCGTTGAACAACAATAACAATGGGAGGGTGCAGAACAATGGCAACGCCACGACTCCTTGAAATCCGCAAGGGTGTGCTCAGCAAGAATGATCGTCTGGCTGCTGGATTACGCGCTCGCTTTCTCCAATCTGGCGTCTTCGTGGTCAATCTGCTTTCCAGCCCCGGCGCCGGCAAGACTCGTCTGCTCGAAGAAACATTGCGGCGAATGCACGGCAGGCTGCGCGTGGCGGCGATTGTCGGCGATCTGGCGACCGACAACGACGCGCAGCGATTGGCGCGCAGCGGCGCCCCGGTGCGGCAGATTCAGACCGGCGACATGTGCCACCTGGAAGCGCACCTGATCGAGCAGCATCTGGAAGGCTGGAATCTCGACGAACTCGATGTGTTGTTCATCGAGAATGTCGGCAACCTGGTTTGCCCGACAGGGTACGACCTGGGAGAGGCGGCGCGCGTGGTGATCCTTTCGGTGACGGAAGGTGAGGACAAGCCGTTGAAATATCCGGGCGCGTTTATATCCGCCGATTGCATTGTGGTGACCAAGATCGATCTGGCGGAGGCGGTTGAGTTCGATATGCGCGCTGTCGAAGCGAACATTGCCGCCGTCCATCCCGGTGTTCCGGTGATCTCCACCTCGGTGCGCACCGGCGCGGGGCTGGACGACTGGATTGCCTGGCTTGATGCGCGGCGATATGAAACGATGGCGGTGGGAACTCCTTCTCCTGGCTCACGTGAAGGTCTGACGTAAACTGGTATTGGCTCGCAATCGCCGATTCGGGCAACAACCGTGTTACCGTGTTACCGTGTTACTCGAATCTTTCAGGTATGAGGGCTTGAAAAGCCGTAGATAAGGCATAGTATCGTTCGCGCTCCTTCGCCTCTTTGGAGGTGTGTCTTTGACGGTCTGACACGCCGCCTTCTCCTGCTCAGATGCGCAGGAGGGAGGACCGGAGGGCGATACACGCACAGGGGCAGGTTTTGTGGGCAAACCTTTGAGTTGCATCGTCCGTTGGGTTTATCAACCCGTCAATCTTGCATAATACGCGACCGTGTGACAGAATCGATCACCCGTGAAAGGACAACGCTATGTGTCTCGGCATCCCCGGACAGGTCAAAGAAATCTATGAGATGAACGGCATCCGCATGGGCAAAGTCGATTTCAACGGCATTGTCAAAGATGTGTGCCTGGCATACCTGCCCGATATCAACGTTGGCGACTATACGATTGTGCATGTCGGATTTGCCATCACGCGCCTCGATGAACAGTCGGCGCTGGAGACCCTGGCGTTGTTCGAGAGCATCGGCTTGCTCGACGAAGAGTTGCGCACCGATTCGGCGAAGGAGGAAGCGGCGTGAAGTATCTCGACGAATATCGTGACCCGGAACTGGCGCAGCGC
Encoded here:
- a CDS encoding ribose-phosphate diphosphokinase; translated protein: MSADDMLIFPGSGSPKLTKNICAYLGVTPGQCEVLRFSEGNLFVRILENVRGRHVYIVQSTAYPANDNFMELLFWIDAFKRASAASVTAVVPFFSYAKGDKKDEPRVSIRARVCADAIEAAGADRIVVMDLHAPQIQGFFKIPVDDLYALPVLCDRVRQMNLENLIVVAPDSGFAKKARKYARYLGVSMAVGDKERVAHDEHAHIVEIIGDVQGKTALIVDDFTISAGTLVEVAEQLLVRGAKEVYAAVTHGVFARGSMERLADSPIRRLFITDTVETQPITLTPQIEVVSVAPLFGEAIRRIHYRESISVLFPR
- a CDS encoding MBL fold metallo-hydrolase, whose product is MPGTQDISRATLAVTSLASGSSGNALLVRSRNAAILVDCGVPLRTIERALMRSGLSPDQLSAILITHEHGDHTMSAGPLARRYGVPLIANQATLAAMEHDLTGATVRELATGTATMIADIHVGSFPVSHDAAEPVGYTMSVDGWCVGIATDLGRWDDVVVNGLTPADLVVIEANHDQERLWRAPYAGVVKQRIYSPTGHLDNVAAGRLLARLGTDGRRRSAWLAHLSQEANSPQIAEQVVRGVLALAGVRCVSVTALPRRTPMHWSSDMHGEQLALFD
- the hypA gene encoding hydrogenase maturation nickel metallochaperone HypA; translated protein: MHELSIAHSLVEIAEEAAAKAGVARVTVVHLRLGTLSGVVRDALLFGFDVASAGTRLEGARLEIEEVPLQVYCETCDTVVALPDVRYFRCPQCGAACRRIVTGQEIELAALEYEDDTPEATAS
- a CDS encoding riboflavin synthase — translated: MFTGIVEEIGTVETLAEVAGGWSLTVQATTVLEHTRLGDSLAINGACLTVTNLTDHSFTVGLSPETLRRTNLGDLKPGDGVNLERSLALNGRLGGHFVQGHIDGTGVVRAFHPEGDSLWVAVAAPAALLRYIVPKGYIAVDGTSLTVVDVLDDAFTFMLVAYTQQHITLPRKSIGSRVNLEVDMLSKYVEKFMHEGNYGNRQR
- the ribB gene encoding 3,4-dihydroxy-2-butanone-4-phosphate synthase, with the protein product MAIASVETALADFQAGRFVIIVDDEDRENEGDLAIAAEYATPQAINFMAREGRGLICVAMTGERLDALQIPLITSPETNTAVFRTAFTVPVEARHGVTTGISAFDRATTIRTLIDPDTRPEDLVRPGHVFPLRATDGGVLSRAGHTEASVDLARMAGLYPAAVICEIMRDDGAMARRSDLERFAARHGIRIVAIADLIAYRRRQERNANRFWYQAVQMVEHTAANVCAPDQQPVDQAALPDAGTWTGAASEPVMAAAKQNGVQFTQQENAMGRTFEGHLVGAGMKFGIVISRYNDTIGKELLRGAQDTLIRHGVARNDIDVAWTPGAFELPQAARWMARRTEGAVQRAYYDAIICLGVVIRGATPHFEYVAGQAASGIASAAFETDIPIAFGVLTTENIEQAFERAGTKAGNRGAEAALAALEMANLRRVLASTGEG
- a CDS encoding DUF1641 domain-containing protein, whose protein sequence is MRVVTTINHHFFRAAPRDDLIDNDVLPLIAVVPQFTELVEQIGLFVASEEFRILLTSGVFDPDTVTLVGRAGDAFVATYNEDRQAQRRLEPVGLVRALYDPDVQRVAALLVDFARRFGKSLNNNNNGRVQNNGNATTP
- the hypB gene encoding hydrogenase nickel incorporation protein HypB, yielding MATPRLLEIRKGVLSKNDRLAAGLRARFLQSGVFVVNLLSSPGAGKTRLLEETLRRMHGRLRVAAIVGDLATDNDAQRLARSGAPVRQIQTGDMCHLEAHLIEQHLEGWNLDELDVLFIENVGNLVCPTGYDLGEAARVVILSVTEGEDKPLKYPGAFISADCIVVTKIDLAEAVEFDMRAVEANIAAVHPGVPVISTSVRTGAGLDDWIAWLDARRYETMAVGTPSPGSREGLT
- a CDS encoding HypC/HybG/HupF family hydrogenase formation chaperone; this encodes MCLGIPGQVKEIYEMNGIRMGKVDFNGIVKDVCLAYLPDINVGDYTIVHVGFAITRLDEQSALETLALFESIGLLDEELRTDSAKEEAA